A genomic region of Melanotaenia boesemani isolate fMelBoe1 chromosome 13, fMelBoe1.pri, whole genome shotgun sequence contains the following coding sequences:
- the LOC121651035 gene encoding uncharacterized protein LOC121651035 isoform X1 has translation MAARAAALLVLSGSAWFGLCAGPGLAPDSERGRMELRRVQNLAAQSRFGECWARALEQLVTRCRDMTSESQSRLALRFAHCHLLSSGRDFPSCPEGSEVSRCTGEMDDVAFNTYTEFFTHTHSICHFLQSEAWQNQAEISMCRLTETSAGVAEQLQSTRQMARDLMEAQNAALQAQQEILSNGDELRNILRDSTQGLQSVFSDLSSASQAQQVELSELFHRVSFLQSFLLMEAHSLTSCCYNAAALCIAFLITSTPRSSRARLVLLGLVCLNFYLEMKIYQFVTSSEEPEHLDMELVSVYVGVLRRSMTCVGVIVLLLVCVRYRDPVQQSLQVLQQLRETQTHLQEALQRAESLLQQKMKSEDDEYLRVKRRAETQRRRRREEEEEEECSTLSSSNTDAGWSSISVSHDALVQRSGGLPRDSSPLVYSILVENKRPRYSLRSRRSETR, from the exons ATGGCGGCGCGTGCGGCCGCGCTGCTCGTGCTGAGCGGTTCGGCGTGGTTCGGCCTCTGCGCTGGACCCGGACTCGCTCCGGACTCTGAGCGCGGCCGGATGGAGCTGCGGCGCGTGCAGAACCTTGCTGCTCAGTCGCGGTTCGGAGAGTGTTGGGCGCGAGCTCTGGAGCAGCTGGTCACGCGCTGCAGGGACATGACGTCAGAAAGTCAGAGCCGCCTGGCGTTGCGGTTCGCCCACTGTCACCTCCTCAG CTCGGGCAGAGATTTCCCATCATGCCCTGAGGGCTCTGAGGTCAGCAGGTGCACAGGTGAGATGGACGATGTGGCCTTCAACACCTACACAGAGTTCTTCACCCACACTCACTCTATCTGCCACTTCCTGCAGTCTGAGGCCTGGCAGAACCAGGCTGAGATCAGCATGTGCAG GCTGACGGAGACCTCAGCAGGTGTAGCTGAGCAGCTCCAGTCCACCAGACAGATGGCCAGAGACCTGATGGAGGCCCAGAACGCAGCCTTACAGGCCCAACAGGAAATCCTGTCCAATGGAGACGAGCTGAGAAACATCCTGAGAGACTCGACCCAGG GCCTCCAGTCGGTGTTCTCCGACCTCAGCAGCGCCTCCCAGGCGCAGCAGGTGGAGCTGTCTGAGCTCTTCCACAGAGTTTCCTTTCTGCAGAGTTTCCTCCTGATGGAGGCTCACAGTCTGACCTCCTGCTGCTACAACGCCGCTGCGCTCTGCATCGCCTTCCTCATCACCTCCACCCCGCGCTCTTCCAGAGCTAG GCTGGTGTTGTTGGGTTTGGTGTGTCTGAACTTCTACCTGGAGATGAAGATCTACCAGTTTGTGACAAGCTCAGAGGAACCGGAACACCTGGACATG GAGCTGGTTTCCGTGTACGTTGGCGTGTTGCGACGCTCTATGACGTGTGTCGGTGTGattgttctgctgctggtctgcgTCCGGTACCGAGACCCGGTCCAGCAGAGTCTGCAGGTTCTGCAACAGCTCAGAGAGACTCAGACTCACCTGCAGGAGGCGCTGCAGCGGGCAG AGAGTTTGCTGCAGCAGAAGATGAAGAGTGAAGATGATGAGTATCTGCGTGTGAAG AGAAGAGCTgagacacagaggaggaggaggagggaggaagaggaggaggaggaatgcAGCACCTTGTCGTCTTCCAATACAGATG CAGGTTGGAGCAGCATCTCTGTTTCCCATGATGCATTAGTGCAGCGCTCAGGTGGGCTTCCTCGTGACTCCTCCCCCCTTGTCTACAGCATCCTGGTGGAAAACAAACGG cctcGTTACAGCCTGCGGAGCCGGCGCTCAGAGACTCGCTGA
- the LOC121651035 gene encoding uncharacterized protein LOC121651035 isoform X2, translating to MAARAAALLVLSGSAWFGLCAGPGLAPDSERGRMELRRVQNLAAQSRFGECWARALEQLVTRCRDMTSESQSRLALRFAHCHLLSSGRDFPSCPEGSEVSRCTGEMDDVAFNTYTEFFTHTHSICHFLQSEAWQNQAEISMCRLTETSAGVAEQLQSTRQMARDLMEAQNAALQAQQEILSNGDELRNILRDSTQGLQSVFSDLSSASQAQQVELSELFHRVSFLQSFLLMEAHSLTSCCYNAAALCIAFLITSTPRSSRARLVLLGLVCLNFYLEMKIYQFVTSSEEPEHLDMELVSVYVGVLRRSMTCVGVIVLLLVCVRYRDPVQQSLQVLQQLRETQTHLQEALQRAESLLQQKMKSEDDEYLRVKRRAETQRRRRREEEEEEECSTLSSSNTDGWSSISVSHDALVQRSGGLPRDSSPLVYSILVENKRPRYSLRSRRSETR from the exons ATGGCGGCGCGTGCGGCCGCGCTGCTCGTGCTGAGCGGTTCGGCGTGGTTCGGCCTCTGCGCTGGACCCGGACTCGCTCCGGACTCTGAGCGCGGCCGGATGGAGCTGCGGCGCGTGCAGAACCTTGCTGCTCAGTCGCGGTTCGGAGAGTGTTGGGCGCGAGCTCTGGAGCAGCTGGTCACGCGCTGCAGGGACATGACGTCAGAAAGTCAGAGCCGCCTGGCGTTGCGGTTCGCCCACTGTCACCTCCTCAG CTCGGGCAGAGATTTCCCATCATGCCCTGAGGGCTCTGAGGTCAGCAGGTGCACAGGTGAGATGGACGATGTGGCCTTCAACACCTACACAGAGTTCTTCACCCACACTCACTCTATCTGCCACTTCCTGCAGTCTGAGGCCTGGCAGAACCAGGCTGAGATCAGCATGTGCAG GCTGACGGAGACCTCAGCAGGTGTAGCTGAGCAGCTCCAGTCCACCAGACAGATGGCCAGAGACCTGATGGAGGCCCAGAACGCAGCCTTACAGGCCCAACAGGAAATCCTGTCCAATGGAGACGAGCTGAGAAACATCCTGAGAGACTCGACCCAGG GCCTCCAGTCGGTGTTCTCCGACCTCAGCAGCGCCTCCCAGGCGCAGCAGGTGGAGCTGTCTGAGCTCTTCCACAGAGTTTCCTTTCTGCAGAGTTTCCTCCTGATGGAGGCTCACAGTCTGACCTCCTGCTGCTACAACGCCGCTGCGCTCTGCATCGCCTTCCTCATCACCTCCACCCCGCGCTCTTCCAGAGCTAG GCTGGTGTTGTTGGGTTTGGTGTGTCTGAACTTCTACCTGGAGATGAAGATCTACCAGTTTGTGACAAGCTCAGAGGAACCGGAACACCTGGACATG GAGCTGGTTTCCGTGTACGTTGGCGTGTTGCGACGCTCTATGACGTGTGTCGGTGTGattgttctgctgctggtctgcgTCCGGTACCGAGACCCGGTCCAGCAGAGTCTGCAGGTTCTGCAACAGCTCAGAGAGACTCAGACTCACCTGCAGGAGGCGCTGCAGCGGGCAG AGAGTTTGCTGCAGCAGAAGATGAAGAGTGAAGATGATGAGTATCTGCGTGTGAAG AGAAGAGCTgagacacagaggaggaggaggagggaggaagaggaggaggaggaatgcAGCACCTTGTCGTCTTCCAATACAGATG GTTGGAGCAGCATCTCTGTTTCCCATGATGCATTAGTGCAGCGCTCAGGTGGGCTTCCTCGTGACTCCTCCCCCCTTGTCTACAGCATCCTGGTGGAAAACAAACGG cctcGTTACAGCCTGCGGAGCCGGCGCTCAGAGACTCGCTGA